In a genomic window of Candidatus Krumholzibacteriota bacterium:
- a CDS encoding T9SS type A sorting domain-containing protein produces the protein MFLSGCCASGLNESRIAQEPRAREPAKQPREYRYRVLRDEGSIRIEWVIAAPESGAVFSVQRLSSYGRKFVELDEVQAGAGEIDFRFCDSVCCPGMTYRYRVECRGATGSARVLFETGAYEAPGCSTALCRNCPNPFTGATVLRFSLAERGRVAVAVYDARGRRVCVLVDAVMARGPHNLAWDGRDDTGRAVAAGVYFCRLRAGEATRSGKLVVMR, from the coding sequence ATGTTTCTGTCCGGATGCTGTGCGAGCGGGCTGAACGAGAGCCGGATCGCACAGGAACCTCGCGCACGAGAACCCGCCAAACAACCGAGGGAGTACCGGTATCGCGTTCTCCGCGACGAAGGCTCGATCCGCATCGAGTGGGTCATCGCCGCGCCCGAGTCGGGGGCCGTCTTCTCCGTGCAGCGGCTGTCCTCGTACGGGAGGAAATTCGTCGAGCTCGACGAGGTGCAAGCCGGCGCGGGCGAGATCGACTTCCGGTTCTGCGACTCGGTCTGCTGCCCGGGGATGACCTACCGCTATCGCGTCGAATGCCGGGGCGCGACCGGCAGTGCGCGGGTCCTCTTCGAGACGGGGGCGTACGAGGCGCCCGGGTGCTCGACGGCGCTCTGCCGGAACTGCCCGAACCCGTTCACGGGCGCCACAGTGCTGCGGTTCTCGCTTGCGGAGCGGGGAAGGGTGGCCGTGGCGGTCTATGACGCCCGGGGCCGGCGGGTCTGCGTCCTCGTCGACGCCGTCATGGCGCGCGGCCCGCACAACCTGGCCTGGGACGGCCGGGACGACACGGGCCGAGCGGTTGCCGCCGGCGTCTACTTCTGTCGCCTGCGGGCAGGCGAGGCGACCCGCTCGGGGAAGCTGGTCGTCATGCGGTGA
- a CDS encoding EamA family transporter, translating to MIWLLPAAGCSILIAVILKINETRGGDRVVLAAANYIVASLLSLALLLPGGGVPRPPAGILALGAVAGVDYVLGFLLLMTGIARGPLAVPVTVMRLSVAVPIVVSILVWSEQPGPLQWAGIALGAAAILLFGAGIRDGGEAHGRRGYRLLIVSLFLVMGIGDVLLKAFRETGTGVDRLVFTFILFTVACLFAWGIVGARGLRVERRTVLLGFLLGVPNLYSTIFMLRALRDVPASIAFPFTNLAVILGSTVLGLVVWREKLSRLAVAGLAVAALALVLLPLG from the coding sequence GTGATCTGGCTGCTGCCCGCGGCGGGGTGCTCGATCCTCATCGCCGTCATCCTCAAGATCAACGAGACCCGCGGGGGGGACCGCGTGGTGCTGGCGGCGGCGAACTACATCGTCGCGTCGCTCTTGTCCCTGGCTTTGCTGCTTCCCGGGGGAGGGGTGCCCCGGCCGCCGGCGGGGATCCTTGCCCTCGGCGCCGTGGCGGGGGTCGATTACGTCCTCGGCTTCCTGCTCCTCATGACGGGGATCGCCCGGGGACCGCTCGCCGTGCCCGTGACGGTGATGCGCCTCTCGGTGGCCGTGCCGATCGTCGTGTCGATCCTCGTATGGAGCGAGCAGCCGGGGCCGCTGCAGTGGGCGGGGATCGCACTCGGCGCCGCCGCGATCCTCCTCTTCGGCGCGGGGATCCGCGACGGGGGGGAGGCGCACGGCAGGCGCGGCTACCGGCTTCTCATCGTCTCGCTCTTCCTCGTGATGGGGATCGGGGACGTGCTCCTCAAGGCCTTCCGCGAGACGGGGACGGGGGTCGACCGGCTTGTCTTCACGTTCATCCTCTTCACGGTGGCCTGCCTGTTCGCGTGGGGGATCGTGGGGGCGAGGGGGCTCAGGGTCGAGCGCCGGACGGTGCTGCTGGGGTTCCTGCTGGGGGTGCCGAACCTCTACAGCACGATCTTCATGCTGCGGGCCCTGCGGGATGTGCCCGCCTCGATCGCGTTCCCGTTCACCAACCTCGCCGTCATCCTCGGGTCCACCGTGCTGGGCCTCGTCGTGTGGCGCGAGAAGCTCTCGCGCCTCGCCGTCGCCGGGCTGGCCGTGGCGGCGCTGGCGCTCGTGCTCCTGCCGCTGGGGTGA
- a CDS encoding M3 family oligoendopeptidase, producing MTDFARFVETHVERIAPLDREAALAYWEASLSGSDEHFRRFSRLQKRIEEIYADTGAFAVVRRAWEEDGIEDPLLKRSAGVLYRRYLGNQVDPALLGRIVELASEVEGAFGTFRTEENGKTLTMNDVHDILRTSGDQERRRRVWEANKRVGRVVADRLLELVRLRNESARAAGFGDYHAMSLELAEQDGDELLALFDDLDRLTAGPFAAIKEEIDGHLAARFGVPAGELRPWHYEDPFFQEAVSVGDVDLDAFYRGTDPVVLARDFYAGLGMDVEPILRASDLYEREGKNPHAFCTDIDRRGDVRILANMKDNAYWMETILHELGHGVYDLGIDGELPWLLRTYPHLATTEAAAMFFGRLAQDPAWMRAALGLGDAETERIGLAVSRSLRAKQLVFARWCQVMFRFERELYRDPGGDLNALWWDLVERHQLVRRPDGRDEPDWATKIHIVSSPVYYHNYMLGEMIASLFASHVRRRFGVDGAGLHGRRDVGDWFNEVVFRPGNSHRWDRHVELATGEALTAAAFADQFVGEAP from the coding sequence GTGACCGATTTCGCCCGGTTCGTCGAAACGCACGTCGAGCGGATAGCGCCGCTCGACCGCGAGGCGGCGCTCGCCTACTGGGAGGCCTCCCTCTCCGGCAGTGACGAGCATTTCCGCCGGTTCTCCCGGCTGCAGAAACGGATCGAGGAGATCTACGCCGATACCGGGGCGTTCGCCGTGGTCCGGCGCGCATGGGAGGAGGACGGGATCGAGGATCCGCTCCTGAAGCGCTCGGCCGGCGTGCTCTACCGCCGGTATCTCGGCAACCAGGTCGACCCGGCCCTCCTCGGCCGCATCGTCGAGCTGGCCTCGGAGGTGGAGGGCGCCTTCGGCACCTTCCGCACGGAGGAAAACGGCAAAACGCTCACGATGAACGACGTCCACGATATCCTTCGTACCTCCGGCGACCAGGAGCGCCGCCGCCGGGTGTGGGAGGCGAACAAGCGCGTCGGACGCGTCGTCGCCGACCGGTTGCTCGAGCTCGTCCGCCTCAGGAACGAGTCGGCGCGCGCCGCGGGCTTCGGCGACTACCACGCCATGTCCCTCGAGCTGGCCGAGCAGGACGGCGACGAGCTGCTCGCGCTCTTCGACGATCTCGACCGGCTCACCGCCGGGCCCTTCGCCGCCATCAAGGAGGAGATCGACGGCCATCTCGCCGCCCGCTTCGGCGTGCCGGCCGGCGAGCTCCGCCCCTGGCACTACGAGGACCCCTTCTTCCAGGAGGCCGTCTCGGTGGGCGACGTCGATCTCGACGCGTTCTACCGGGGGACGGACCCGGTCGTCCTCGCGCGGGACTTCTACGCGGGGCTCGGCATGGACGTAGAGCCAATCCTCCGGGCGAGCGATCTCTACGAGCGCGAGGGGAAGAACCCGCACGCCTTCTGCACCGACATCGACCGCCGCGGCGACGTGCGGATCCTCGCCAACATGAAGGACAACGCCTACTGGATGGAGACGATCCTCCACGAGCTCGGCCACGGCGTCTACGACCTGGGGATCGACGGCGAGCTGCCCTGGCTTTTGCGCACCTACCCGCACCTGGCCACGACCGAGGCGGCGGCGATGTTCTTCGGCCGGCTCGCGCAGGATCCCGCGTGGATGCGTGCCGCGCTCGGCCTCGGAGACGCCGAGACGGAGCGGATCGGCCTCGCCGTCTCCCGGAGCCTCCGCGCGAAGCAGCTCGTCTTCGCCCGCTGGTGCCAGGTGATGTTCCGCTTCGAGCGCGAGCTCTACCGGGATCCGGGCGGCGACCTCAACGCCCTGTGGTGGGATCTCGTCGAGCGCCACCAGCTCGTCCGCCGCCCCGACGGGCGCGACGAGCCGGACTGGGCGACGAAGATCCACATCGTCTCGAGTCCCGTCTACTACCACAACTACATGCTCGGCGAGATGATCGCCTCGCTCTTCGCCAGCCACGTCCGCCGGCGTTTCGGCGTCGACGGCGCGGGGCTCCATGGCAGGCGGGACGTCGGCGACTGGTTCAACGAGGTCGTCTTCCGCCCGGGGAACAGCCACCGCTGGGACCGCCACGTGGAGCTCGCCACGGGGGAGGCCCTCACCGCGGCCGCCTTCGCGGACCAGTTCGTCGGGGAGGCGCCGTGA
- a CDS encoding class I SAM-dependent RNA methyltransferase: MPESEFAITVKTLSGLETVLAGELAALGASAIEPGNRVVACRGGRDLLYRANLWLRTATRVLVPVARFNTRTEKSLYRLVREIPWETHLGVDDTLAVDSVVSSPHFHHSGWVALKVKDAVVDRFRDIAGRRPSVDTAAPTLRINVHIADRDCVVSLDSSGRALGRRGYRLERTEAPLSENLAAGMILLTGWRGERAFVDPMCGSGTIPIEAAMIARHIAPGLLRPDFGFLRWPDLDEPLWQRILGEAKTAVRPLGVAVGGGDVDPEAARLARQNARRAFLLDDVPIETRAFEDAGPPAAEGVIVTNPPYGERLEEEGIEELYRSLGDTLKRRWAGWEAWVLSANIDALKRIGLRPERRIALRNGSLRCSFRRYTLYEGSRKRPAGDCPGPRNDV, from the coding sequence ATGCCGGAGAGCGAATTCGCGATCACGGTCAAGACCCTCTCGGGGCTCGAGACGGTCCTCGCCGGCGAGCTCGCCGCGCTCGGCGCGTCGGCGATCGAGCCGGGCAACCGCGTCGTCGCCTGCCGGGGCGGCCGGGACCTCCTCTACCGGGCCAACCTGTGGCTGCGCACCGCAACGCGCGTCCTCGTGCCGGTGGCGCGGTTCAACACCCGCACGGAGAAGAGCCTCTACCGCCTCGTGCGTGAGATCCCCTGGGAAACGCATCTCGGCGTCGACGACACCCTCGCCGTGGACTCGGTCGTCTCATCGCCGCATTTCCACCACTCGGGCTGGGTGGCCCTCAAGGTCAAGGACGCCGTCGTCGACCGCTTCCGCGACATCGCCGGGCGGCGGCCGTCGGTGGACACGGCCGCGCCGACCCTGCGGATCAACGTGCACATCGCCGACCGCGACTGCGTCGTCTCGCTGGACTCCTCGGGGCGCGCCCTCGGCAGGCGCGGCTACCGTCTCGAGCGCACCGAGGCGCCCCTCTCGGAGAACCTCGCCGCGGGGATGATCCTCCTCACGGGCTGGCGCGGCGAGCGCGCCTTCGTGGACCCGATGTGCGGCTCGGGGACGATCCCGATCGAGGCGGCGATGATCGCCCGGCATATCGCCCCGGGGCTCCTGCGGCCCGATTTCGGCTTCCTCCGGTGGCCCGACCTCGACGAGCCGCTCTGGCAGCGGATCCTGGGCGAGGCGAAGACGGCCGTCCGGCCCCTCGGCGTCGCCGTTGGGGGCGGGGACGTCGATCCTGAGGCCGCCCGGCTCGCGCGCCAGAACGCCCGCCGCGCCTTTCTCCTCGACGACGTCCCGATCGAGACGCGGGCCTTCGAGGATGCCGGGCCGCCGGCGGCGGAGGGGGTCATCGTGACCAACCCGCCCTACGGCGAGCGGCTCGAGGAGGAGGGGATCGAGGAACTCTACCGGTCGCTCGGCGATACGCTCAAGCGGCGGTGGGCCGGGTGGGAGGCGTGGGTGCTCTCGGCCAACATCGACGCGCTCAAGCGGATCGGCCTGCGGCCCGAGCGGCGGATCGCGCTCAGGAACGGTTCCCTGCGGTGCAGCTTCCGGCGGTACACCCTCTACGAGGGAAGCCGGAAACGCCCGGCGGGGGATTGCCCCGGACCGCGAAACGATGTATAA